One Penicillium oxalicum strain HP7-1 chromosome III, whole genome shotgun sequence genomic region harbors:
- a CDS encoding La protein: MAEEQKPATNVAAEQDVQNVLAELKENGASTEAEKTDKTDAEEARIVAEAAKLGEKSEQSEEKPQQQNDSRPQRSGRFTRANNAKFDPSSQKETDDPVEIRKQVEFYFSDSNLPMDKFLLGKVGGSANNAVPLDLLHSFKRMRRFQPFEAIVKALKDSETLELTENDTAVKRKVPLPESINLDNNAEAVKVFEDKAMARSIYAKGFGKFGEEEPTTQLDIEAFFEPYGPIKAVRLRRTQDKTFKASVFVEFADEEKQKAFLELAEKPKWKGEDLIIKSKKEYCAEKVADIKAGKVFANTGRGGRPGRGGRGRGGRGGRGGRGGRDREDKRDWRERRNEDQQSGFKKDARGVPVIQATGTGEKRAREDESNGDHPAKKVDAKE; the protein is encoded by the exons ATGGCCGAGGAGCAGAAGCCCGCCACCAACGTGGCCGCCGAGCAGGATGTGCAGAACGTCCTCGCTGAGCTGAAGGAGAATGGTGCATCCACCGAGGCGGAAAAGACCGACAAGACCGATGCCGAGGAGGCTCGCATTGTCGCGGAAGCCGCAAAGCTGGGTGAGAAGTCAGAGCAATCTGAGGAGAAGCCCCAGCAGCAAAACGACTCGCGCCCGCAGCGCAGCGGTCGCTTCACTCGCGCCAACAACGCCAAGTTCGACCCGTCTTCGCAGAAGGAGACTGACGACCCAGTGGAGATCCGCAAGCAG GTTGAATTCTACTTCTCTGATTCCAACCTGCCCATGGACAAGTTCCTGCTTGGCAAGGTTGGCGGCAGCGCCAACAACGCCGTGCCCCTGGATCTCCTCCACTCCTTCAAGCGCATGCGTCGCTTCCAGCCGTTCGAGGCCATCGTCAAGGCCCTCAAGGACTCGGAGACCCTGGAATTGACCGAGAATGACACCGCCGTGAAGCGCAAGGTTCCCCTACCCGAGTCTATCAACCTCGACAACAACGCCGAGGCGGTCAAGGTCTTCGAGGACAAGGCTATGGCCCGGAGCATCTACGCCAAGGGCTTCGGCAAGTTTGGCGAGGAGGAGCCCACCACTCAGCTCGACATCGAGGCATTCTTTGAGCCTTACGGTCCTATCAAGGCCGTTCGCCTACGCCGCACTCAGGACAAGACCTTCAAGGCCAGCGTTTTCGTCGAGTTTGCCGACGAAGAGAAGCAGAAGGCTTTCTTGGAGCTTGCTGAAAAGCCCAAGTGGAAGGGTGAAGACCTGATcatcaagagcaagaaggagTACTGCGCCGAGAAGGTCGCTGACATCAAGGCTGGCAAGGTCTTTGCCAACACCGGCCGTGGTGGGCGCCCCGGTCGCGGTGGacgtggtcgtggtggtcgcggtggccgtggtggccgtggaggCCGTGACCGCGAGGACAAGCGCGACTGGCGGGAGCGCCGTAACGAGGATCAACAGAGCGGGTTCAAGAAGGACGCCCGAGGTGTACCCGTCATCCAAGCGACCGGCACCGGTGAGAAGCGCGCCCGTGAGGATGAGTCCAACGGTGACCATCCTGCCAAGAAGGTGGATGCTAAGGAGTAA
- a CDS encoding Chitin synthase D, which translates to MADGEQKSLQGYLQIQDVIYLAVVGPLMLAAVFEWVLWLAAFLYCLVKVYVKADHWSIKVLAALMIVLFTLFRLAFLPVMAVTLPLPSSISRHIPSHMATIFQWFAFWTFSILLTGPWLFCVYGLVTNHMGRKKRIKQVLDDQTAPKTVVVMPVYKEDPETLIKAVNSVVESDYPASCIHVFLSWDGDAIDESYLRVIHHLGIPVSLKCYPQSIDVVYKAVRITVSRFKHGGKRHCQKQTFRLIDRVYVEYLKLHDDLFVLFIDSDCILDQYCLQNFMYDMELKPGSPRNMLAMTGIITSTTTKNSLITVLQDMEYIHGQLFERSVESGCGAVTCLPGALTILRFSAFRKMAKYYFADKAEQCDDLFDYGKCHLGEDRWLTHLFMIGAKKPYQIQMCTGAFCKTEAVQTFKSLLKQRRRWFLGFITNEACMLTDIRLWVRYPLLCIVRFMQNTIRTTALLFFIIAIALITTSKKVDDLPVGFIGVSVGLNYLLMFYFGLQLKRFKTWLYPIMFVINPFFNWLYMVYGIFTAGQRTWVKARAQGDELNVDVDTFRAGLVRQRPVPVRPSVKVEGRFAPAEQIHDGSYLHPRDHIPAIVQMDGSLPQIPRIHPPGHFHYSSESLVSGSSDYGSHTVSLPQHVDSLMSEEDRRKWYYAHQATGSLGLSILEDRSDSCLVDLAAQRPVRIVRAATEARPGLVQLGSSEPATVSRVVKKGVARVPA; encoded by the exons ATGGCAGATGGCGAGCAGAAAAGTCTGCAAGGCTACCTGCAAATCCAAGAT GTCATCTATCTGGCTGTAGTTGGCCCTTTGATGCTCGCCGCTGTCTTTGAATGGGTTCTTTGGCTAGCTGCCTTTCTTTACTGTTTGGTCAAAGTCTATGTCAAAGCGGACCATTGGAGTATCAAAGTGCTTGCTGCTCTGATGATTGTGCTTTTCACATTGTTTCG ATTGGCATTTCTCCCCGTGATGGCTGTGACGCTgcctcttccctcttccatctctcgaCACATCCCGAGCCACATGGCAACAATCTTTCAATGGTTTGCGTTTTGGACATTCTCTATCCTGCTCACCGGGCCTTGGCTCTTCTGTGTGTATGGCCTGGTTACGAATCAcatgggaagaaagaaacgaATCAAACAGGTCTTGGACGATCAAACTGCCCCCAAGACGGTCGTTGTCATGCCAGTCTACAAGGAAGATCCCGAGACACTTATCAAGGCCGTCAATTCTGTAGTGGAGAGTGACTATCCCGCGTCGTGTATtcatgtctttctctcctggGATGGTGATGCAATCGATGAATCGTACCTTCGCGTGATACACCACCTCGGAATTCCAGTCTCACTCAAGTGCTACCCTCAGAGCATTGATGTCGTGTACAAGGCCGTACGCATCACTGTGTCACGCTTCAAACATGGAGGAAAGCGACATTGTCAAAAGCAGACCTTCAGACTAATCGACAGAGTCTATGTGGAGTATCTGAAATTGCACGATGACCTTTTTGTCCTGTTCATCGATTCGGATTGCATTCTCGACCAATACTGCCTGCAGAACTTTATGTACGACATGGAACTCAAACCGGGCAGCCCTCGCAACATGCTGGCAATGACGGGCAtcatcacctccaccacAACCAAAAACTCTCTCATCACGGTGCTCCAAGATATGGAGTATATACATGGGCAACTGTTCGAACGATCAGTCGAGTCCGGATGCGGTGCGGTGACCTGCCTGCCGGGTGCCCTCACCATTCTTCGCTTTTCGGCCTTCCGGAAGATGGCCAAATATTACTTTGCAGACAAGGCCGAACAGTGTGATGATCTTTTCGACTACGGCAAATGCCACCTCGGTGAGGATCGCTGGCTCACCCATCTGTTCATGATTGGTGCCAAGAAACCCTATCAGATACAGATGTGCACCGGGGCCTTTTGCAAGACTGAGGCGGTCCAGACTTTCAAGAGCCTGTTGAAACAACGCCGCCGATGGTTTCTGGGATTCATCACGAATGAAGCGTGCATGCTTACCGATATTCGACTCTGGGTACGATATCCCTTGCTGTGTATAGTGCGATTCATGCAAAATACGATTCGTACTACTGCCCTCTTATTCTTTATCATTGCCATCGCTCTCATCACAACATCCAAGAAAGTGGATGATCTCCCTGTTGGATTCATCGGGGTCTCGGTGGGACTGAATTACCTGCTCATGTTCTACTTTGGTCTTCAGCTCAAACGCTTCAAGACCTGGTTGTATCCAATCATGTTTGTCATTAATCCGTTCTTCAACTGGTTGTATATGGTGTATGGCATCTTCACGGCCGGGCAGCGGACCTGGGTG AAGGCTCGAGCCCAAGGTGACGAGCTGAATGTGGACGTCGATACTTTCCGGGCAGGACTCGTGCGCCAGCGACCAGTTCCAGTGCGACCATCAGTGAAGGTGGAGGGACGTTTTGCCCCTGCCGAGCAGATACATGATGGCTCGTATCTGCATCCTCGAGACCACATTCCCGCTATAGTTCAGATGGATGGTTCTCTACCTCAGATTCCTCGAATTCATCCCCCGGGTCACTTCCATTACTCATCAGAGTCTCTGGTCAGTGGGTCCTCTGACTATGGCTCCCATACCGTCTCTCTCCCCCAGCATGTCGATAGTCTGATGAGCGAAGAGGATCGGCGAAAGTGGTACTACGCTCACCAGGCTACAGGGTCACTGGGCTTGTCGATCCTAGAAGACCGATCTGACAGTTGTCTCGTAGACCTGGCTGCACAGCGGCCGGTCCGAATTGTGAGAGCAGCCACGGAGGCTAGGCCAGGCTTGGTCCAATTGGGCTCGTCTGAGCCTGCTACTGTCAGTCGGGTCGTCAAGAAGGGCGTAGCGCGTGTTCCTGCATGA
- a CDS encoding Heat shock protein hsp88, whose product MSVVGIDFGAQSTKIGVARNKGIDILTSIVLYSSLVGFNSRSRAIGEAAKTQETSNLKNTIGSLKRLIGRSYDDPDVEVEKQFNSSNICEVNGLAGVEVNYLGKKEKFTATQLVAMYLTKIKDIASKELKLPVSDVTVSVPAWFSDVQRRAMIDAGEIAGLNVLRLVNDTTATALGYGITKLDLPGPEEKPRRVVFVDIGYSDYTASVVEFRKGELNVKSTACDRHFGGRNFDQALTERFADEFKEKFKIDIRTNPKAWSRTLAAAEKLKKVLSANPQAPMSIESLMEDTDVRAMVKREELEEMVSPLLNRLTVPLEQALAEAKLTVDDIDSIEMVGGCTRVPAIKETISKFFGKTLSFTLNQDEAIARGAAFCCAILSPVFRVRDFAVHDIVNYPIEFTWEQSPEIPDEDTSLTVFSRGNVMPSTKILTFYRKQPFDLEARYAQPEALPGKVNPWIGRFSVKGVQADANDDFMICKLKARLNLHGVLNVESGYYVEDMEVEEPVPEEGDKNGDAMDTNGEEQPKKTRKVKKQVRKGDLPIVSGTGGVDQATKEAWTERENSMYMEDKLVAETDEKKNELEASIYELRDKIEGVYSEFASDEEKEKLRSKLMDVEDWLYEEGDDTTKSVYVSKMEEINFIAGPIIQRYKEKVEEERNAALKAEEEAAAKKRAELEAMKKAAEDLRKAEEEHKKKLAAEAGDAEMQDAPAEGEATPASEEKQ is encoded by the exons ATGTCTGTTGTCGGTATTGATTTTGGTGCGCAGAGCACCAAGATTGGTGTTGCCCGGAACAAGGGCATTGACATC CTTACCTCCATCGTTCTTTACAGTTCCCTGGTCGGATTCAACTCCCGCAGCAGAGCTATCGGTGAAGCTGCCAAGACACAAGAGACCTCCAACTTGAAGAACACCATCGGCTCCCTGAAGCGCCTGATCGGCCGATCTTACGATGACCCCGAtgttgaggttgagaagcAGTTCAACTCATCAAACATTTGTGAAGTCAATGGGTTGGCCGGTGTTGAGGTCAATTACCttggcaagaaggagaagttCACTGCGACACAGCTGGTTGCCATGTACTTGACgaagatcaaggacatcGCCTCCAAGGAGCTCAAGCTTCCCGTCTCGGATGTGACCGTCAGTGTTCCCGCCTGGTTCAGCGACGTCCAGCGCCGTGCCATGATCGACGCCGGTGAGATTGCCGGTCTGAACGTGCTCCGCCTGGTCAACgacaccaccgccaccgctcTCGGGTACGGTATCACCAAGTTGGACCTGCCCGGCCCCGAGGAGAAGCCCCGTCGGGTGGTCTTCGTCGACATTGGTTACAGTGACTACACTGCCTCCGTCGTCGAGTTCCGCAAGGGCGAGCTGAACGTCAAGTCCACTGCCTGCGACCGTCACTTCGGTGGTCGTAACTTCGATCAGGCCCTGACCGAGCGCTTCGCCGACGAGTTCAAGGAGAAGTTCAAGATCGACATCCGCACCAACCCCAAGGCCTGGTCCCGTACGCTGGCTGCcgctgagaagctcaagaaggtCCTCTCGGCTAACCCTCAGGCTCCTATGAGCATCGAGTCTCTTATGGAGGACACCGATGTTCGCGCCATGGTCAAGCgtgaggagctcgaggagatggTCAGCCCCCTTCTGAACCGTCTCACCGTGCCTCTGGAGCAGGctctcgccgaggccaagcttACTGTCGATGACATCGACAGCATTGAGATGGTCGGTGGATGCACCCGTGTCCCCGCCATCAAGGAGACCATCAGCAAGTTCTTCGGCAAGACTCTGTCCTTCACTCTGAACCAGGATGAGGCTATCGCTCGTGGCGCCGCTTTCTGCTGCGCCATCCTCTCCCCCGTCTTCCGCGTTCGCGACTTTGCCGTTCACGACATTGTCAACTACCCCATCGAATTCACCTGGGAGCAGTCCCCCGAAATTCCCGACGAGGACACCAGCCTGACTGTCTTCAGCCGTGGCAATGTCATGCCCTCTACCAAGATTCTCACCTTCTACCGCAAGCAGCCCTTCGACCTGGAGGCTCGCTACGCCCAGCCCGAGGCTCTGCCTGGCAAGGTCAACCCCTGGATTGGCCGCTTCTCCGTCAAGGGTGTCCAGGCCGATGCCAACGATGATTTCATGATCTGCAAGCTCAAGGCCCGCCTGAACCTGCACGGTGTTCTGAACGTCGAGTCTGGCTACTACGTCGAGGACATGGAGGTCGAGGAGCCCGTCCCCGAAGAGGGTGACAAGAACGGCGAT GCCATGGATACCAACGGCGAGGAACAGCCGAAGAAGACccgcaaggtcaagaagcagGTTCGCAAGGGTGACCTGCCCATCGTCTCCGGCACCGGCGGTGTGGACCAGGCCACCAAGGAGGCCTGGACCGAGCGTGAGAACTCCATGTATATGGAGGACAAGCTTGTTGCCGAGACcgacgagaagaagaacgagCTGGAGGCTTCCATCTACGAGCTCCGCGACAAGATTGAGGGCGTCTACTCCGAGTTCGCCAgtgacgaggagaaggagaagctcCGCTCCAAGCTGATGGACGTTGAG GACTGGTTGTACGAGGAGGGTGACGACACCACCAAGTCCGTCTACGTctccaagatggaggagatcaacTTCATCGCTGGTCCCATCATCCAGCGCTACAAGGAgaaggtcgaggaggagcgCAATGCTGccctcaaggccgaggaggaggctgctgCCAAGAAGCGTGCCGAACTCGAGGCCatgaagaaggccgccgaGGATCTCCGCAAGGCTGAGGAGGAgcacaagaagaagctcgccgCCGAGGCTGGCGACGCCGAGATGCAAGATGCTCCCGCCGAGGGCGAGGCCACTCCTGCCAGCGAGGAGAAGCAGTAA